One Algoriphagus sp. Y33 genomic window, CTAGTTTCAGACTGCTGATGTAACGACGGGCAGTCCGCATATTTTCCACCAGATAGACTTTGGTGTTTGTGATTACCTCTTTTACCTGTGGGGTGATGACAGCATCTTGGGTATTGTCGGCCAATACATTGGGAATAAGGAAGAGTTTTCCTTTAGGTTTGGACATTTTATAAGGTGATGTTTGAAAAAGAACGGGAAATTAGACTTTATTAAGTACAGAAACTATGTTCAATTAATATGAAACAGCCGGGATCGTGCCTATTTCAAAAACCTTCTGATTTCTTCTACTACCGCATCCGGTTGCTCGGCATGGAGCCAATGGCCTGCGTCTGCGATGAATTCCACTTCATTATTGGGGAAATATGCATCAATATCATCAAGATCCGATTGCTGGATGTAGCTGGAATTGGAACCTGCCAAGAAAAGTGTAGGTCCTTCAAATTTTTGGCTTTCCGGAAGGGCTTTTCCTACTTCATTGATTTTCTCTGTGACGACAGGAAGGTTGATTTTCCACATAAATCCATCCGAATCCCTTCCCAGACTTTTTAGCAAAAATTGACGGACTCCGATTTCCGGAACGTATTTGGCCAACTCATCATCGGCTTCTTTTCGGGATTGTATCTCAGCCAGATCCAGGGAATTTAATCCATCCAGAATGCTTTGGTGATGCACGGCATAATAGCGGGGTGCAATATCGGCTACGATCAGTTTTTCCACTTTCTCAGGATACTTCAGCGCAAAATTCATCGCTGTTTTGCCGCCCATAGAGTGTCCCATCAGAAATGCTTTAGTCAAGCTTTCACTGTCCATGAGTTCTTTCAAGTCCTCCACCATCACCTCATAGTTCCACTCATCTGATTGGGGCGAATCACCGTGGTTTCGCTGATCTACAAGGTAAAGGGTAAAGTTGTCCTTGAGCTCTTTGGAGATGCTGAACCAATTGTCTGCCGAACCAAAAAGACCGTGAAGGATAATTAATGGCTTACCTGTGCCTATTTTTTTGAAGTTTAATTTCATTTTAGAGTTACGATTTGCGAAATACGATTTACGAGGTTCATTTGTATTCCAACCTCTATTAGTCTATTCAATCTATTTTTACACAAATGGATATGATAAGCTACATCGGGCATCTGACATCCGACATTTTCAAATCTTCCAATTTTATTGCTCAAGCTTCCTCCTATACATCTGAATGGTGTTTTCCAAGCCATAGTACAAAGCATCACATACCAATGCATGACCGATGGAAACCTCATCCAAATAAGGAATGCTTTGCTTCAGGAAGGCTAGATTCTGCAAGTCCAGGTCGTGTCCGGCATTCAGGCCAAGTCCCAATTCCCGCGCCACTTCTGCCACTTCCACATAAGGCTTCACCGCCGAATCACGGTTGAGAGGATACCGGGAGGCATAGGGCTCGGTGTAAAGCTCCACACGGTCAGTTCCTGTAAGCTTAGCCGGCTCAAAGTATTTGATCTCCGGATTGATGAAAATAGATACACGTACGCCTGATTCGTGAAGTTCTGCTACGATATCTTTCAGCATGCTTTGGTTTGAAATAGTGTCCCAACCGTTATTTGAAGTAATCGCTGTAGGCGGATCAGGAACGAGAGTTGCCTGTGCTGGTTTGACCAAGCGTACAAGTTCCATGAAGCGATGGTCCGGATAGCCCTCGATGTTGAATTCTGTCGTGACTACTTTAGACAGATCGATCACATCCTGATAGCGAATGTGGCGTTCGTCAGGTCTTGGGTGGACGGTAATTCCTTGTGCTCCAAAGCGCTCTGCGTCCAGGGCAACTTTTACTACATTTGGATTGTCAGCTCCACGGGCATTGCGCAGAGTGGCGATCTTGTTAATATTTACGCTTAGCTTGGTCATATCCGAGTCGAAAAAGGTATTTTTGTCTGAATTATTAGAAGTGTAACGCAAACTTAGGACTAATGAGTTTAAAGCAGAAAATAGAAAGTGAAATTAAATCAGCAATGATGGCCAAAGACAAAACCCGTTTGGGAGCTTTGAGATCTATCAAGTCGCTGATTCTTTTGGAAGAAACCAAAAGTGGAGCCAAAGCTGAAATCACCGAAGAAGATGAGTTGAAGTTGCTGACCAAAGCCGCGAAGCAGCGAAAAGATTCAGCTGATATCTACGAGCAGCAGTCCCGAACTGATTTATATGATGTGGAAATGGCGGAGTTGAAGGTTCTTCAGGAATTCCTTCCAAAAGCCATGACTGATGAGGAAATCACCGCCGCAATCAAGGAAATAATTGCACAGACAGGTGCTTCCAGCCCCAAAGACATGGGTAAAGTAATGGGGGTTGCCAGCAAGAAGCTGGCAGGAAAAGCCGATGGCAAAGTGATCTCAGAGAAAGTGAAAGCTATACTGAACAGCTAAGTTGAGCATAATAGATATTATTATAGTTGCCATTCTGGCCATGGGAGCCTTCGAAGGATTCCGTACAGGTTTCCTTCTTGGGGTTCTGGGTCTTTTTGGGTTTGTGATTGCCATTATCTTAGGGATATATTTTATGTCCCCTATGAATGACTGGTTGGCCGAAAATGTCACAGAATTCAATCTAGGATTTCCCATTTTCGGTTTTATAGTGATTTTTATTCTTACCCTGATTATCATTAGGATTGTGGGATGGTTACTGAAGCAGATAATGGATATGGTGCTTCTCGGCCCATTGGATGCCACGATCGGGGCTATTTTTGGTGTGGTGAAAGCCGCTTTTTTCATCAGTTTGTTCTTTTGGTTAGCAAGCCTCTTCAAGCTGGATATGCCTGAAAAGTGGATCAAGGATTCTGAGATGCTGTACTTTATTGAGCCAATTGCTCCTGCAATAGTGGCAGCGATAGAACCGTTTTTTCCAAGTGTTGAAGGGAGTTTGAAGCAGTTGGAAGAGATCGTGGAGGAAATCAAAGATGCTACTCTTACTAGATAATTTCGATTCCTTCAGCCACATGCTGGCAGATTTGCTAAGGCAGACAGGCGAGGAATTACTTGTGCTCCGCAATGATGTGTCTTTGAAAGAAATCAAGAAGCTGGTGTTTGATGGGCTGATTTTGTCTCCGGGACCGGGAGTACCGTCTCAGGCAGGGAATTTGACGGAAATCTTATCCTACTATCATGACAAGATTCCTGTGCTGGGCGTTTGCCTTGGCCATCAGGCGATAGGTGAATTTTTTGGGGCAAAATTGAAAAAGAATACTGTTCCTACGCATGGGAAAGTCCATCAAATCCGAAAGGTGAATTCACATATCACAACGTCATTATTGCCTGAACACTTTTATGTAACCCGATACCATTCGTTACAACTATATAATTTACCAAAGGAGCTGGAAGTGATTTTGGAAACTGAGTCCGGGGAAATCATGGGAATTGTGCACTGTGACTTGCCGATTCTGGGGATTCAGTATCACCCGGAAGCCTACTTGACGGAGTACGGATTGGATCTGATGAAGGGGTGGGTGGAAAGCATAAAAGTCGGCAGTCCGAAGGTGATTCTCTGATAGCTGTCTGGTTAGAGCTGGATAATTTCCCTAGTGTACTAGTAAAAATATCGGATAATTTCCCTAGTGTACTAGTAAAAATATCGGATAATTTTACTAGTTTGGATTCAAATGGCTATTTTCTTATGCGTCGAAAGCTTTTCAATGACCTATATCAACATCTCCCCAAAAAAGAGTTTACGATTCTTACAGGGGCGAGACAAACCGGTAAATCCACTTTATTGCGGGACTTAGAAAATGAGTGTAAAAAAGATAAGCTTCCCACCGTTTTCATCAACTTGGAAAATAAAGAACTTTTAAGTCTCCTAGATGCTAACCCTCTGAATGTTTTATCATTCATTTCTTCTCAAAATCAACGCACAATCGTATTTATTGATGAAATTCAATATTTGAGCGATCCTTCTAATTTTTTGAAGCATTTATTTGATGATCACGTTAGCCGCATCAAAATCGTAGCAAGTGGGAGTAGCGCGTTTTATCTGGATGATAAATTTAGAGACTCCTTAGCTGGGAGAAAGAGGATTTTTCAATTAAGAACTTGCGATTTCGAGGACTTTTTGACAATTCAGGATAAGGTAGAGCTGTGGAATGAAGTACTGAATATTCGAAAATTATCAGGATATAAAAGCCTAATGATTGATCGGCTTAAAGTGGAATGGGAAAGGTTCATGATCTATGGAGGTTATCCTTCAGTAGTAACTGAGCCTGACATCAAGGAGAAAAAAGAAATCCTAAGCGAAATACGTAACTCATTTATTAAACGGGATATTTTGGAAGCAGGAGTTCGTAACGAACTTGTTTTTCATCAATTATTCAAAATACTTGCAGGGCAGACTGGGCAGCTGGTTAATTTTAATGAATTAAGTAATACACTTCGGGTGAGGAGTGAAACCATTCATAATTACTTGAGAGTAATGCAAGTGTGTTTTCATGTTGCATTGGTACGACCATTTTATTCGAATCTAAGAAAGGAACTGGTCAAAATGCCTAAAGTTTACTTTTTGGACAATGGTTTAAGAAACAGTCTAATCAATAACTTCCAGGATATTCCATCTAGAAGTGACCGTGGTGAACTGTGGGAACAGACATTATTCAGGATCCTAGCGGATCAGCATGACCTTGATCATATTCGTTTTTGGCGAACAGCGGATGGAAAGGAAGTGGATTTTGTATTACCCGATGCAGAAAACCCATTGGCCATTGAAGCAAAAGTGGATAAAAACTTAATCAAAGAGTCAAAATATCGAGTGTTTCAAGAAGCGTACCCGGCTATCGAATTCAATTTTGGATATCTATACCCTTGGTCAGAAGATTTCTTTCGCAGAAATTTATTTTAAGGATTTGCCCAAACAAGATGACGCTATCCTGAGATTTTCCCTTATAGAGCTATTGGATCTCCTTTTCAAAGCTCTTAAAAAATCAGGTATTCAACTCCTGCAAAATTCTTACCTTTGTCATTGATTATGAAATCGAGCATTATTCTGAAAGTTACAAAGAGTAATGATTAAATACGCTGCGAGATTCCATCTGACAATTGAAAAATAGTTAATACCAGATGAAAAAGAAGCCATTCACAGTTGTCTATGAGGACAACCACCTTTTGATAGTAAATAAAGCTGCCGGCATATTGGTGCAGGGAGATAAGACAGGCGATAAGACGTTGACCGATTACCTCAAGGAATATATTGCCAAAAAGTACGACAAACCCGGAGCAGTTTTTTTACATCCTATTCACAGACTGGATAGACCGGTAAGTGGGCTGGTAGCTTTTGCCCGAACTTCCAAAGGACTGGAGCGCATGATGGAGCTTTTCCGCAAGAGGGAGATACATAAAGTTTATTGGGCCTTGGTAAAGCGAAAGCCCAAAGAAGAATCCGGGAAATTGACGCATTACCTAGTCAAAGACGAGCAGAAAAATGTGGTGACGGCACACGACCGTGAAGTGCCGGGGTCGCAAAAAGCTGAGCTGAATTACAAGACGTTGGGCTTTATGAATGATCATTGGCTGATCGAAGTACGCCCGGTTTCAGGCCGTCCACATCAGATCCGCGTACAGTTGGCATCAATGGGCAGTCCGATCCGTGGAGATATCAAGTATGGCTTTGCAAAGCCAAATCCTGATGCAAGCATCAACTTGCATGCATTCAATCTGGTGTTTGTTCACCCGATAAAAAAAGAGAAGCTTTACCTAAGAG contains:
- a CDS encoding alpha/beta fold hydrolase, whose protein sequence is MKLNFKKIGTGKPLIILHGLFGSADNWFSISKELKDNFTLYLVDQRNHGDSPQSDEWNYEVMVEDLKELMDSESLTKAFLMGHSMGGKTAMNFALKYPEKVEKLIVADIAPRYYAVHHQSILDGLNSLDLAEIQSRKEADDELAKYVPEIGVRQFLLKSLGRDSDGFMWKINLPVVTEKINEVGKALPESQKFEGPTLFLAGSNSSYIQQSDLDDIDAYFPNNEVEFIADAGHWLHAEQPDAVVEEIRRFLK
- a CDS encoding pyridoxine 5'-phosphate synthase, with product MTKLSVNINKIATLRNARGADNPNVVKVALDAERFGAQGITVHPRPDERHIRYQDVIDLSKVVTTEFNIEGYPDHRFMELVRLVKPAQATLVPDPPTAITSNNGWDTISNQSMLKDIVAELHESGVRVSIFINPEIKYFEPAKLTGTDRVELYTEPYASRYPLNRDSAVKPYVEVAEVARELGLGLNAGHDLDLQNLAFLKQSIPYLDEVSIGHALVCDALYYGLENTIQMYRRKLEQ
- a CDS encoding GatB/YqeY domain-containing protein, which gives rise to MSLKQKIESEIKSAMMAKDKTRLGALRSIKSLILLEETKSGAKAEITEEDELKLLTKAAKQRKDSADIYEQQSRTDLYDVEMAELKVLQEFLPKAMTDEEITAAIKEIIAQTGASSPKDMGKVMGVASKKLAGKADGKVISEKVKAILNS
- a CDS encoding CvpA family protein, producing MSIIDIIIVAILAMGAFEGFRTGFLLGVLGLFGFVIAIILGIYFMSPMNDWLAENVTEFNLGFPIFGFIVIFILTLIIIRIVGWLLKQIMDMVLLGPLDATIGAIFGVVKAAFFISLFFWLASLFKLDMPEKWIKDSEMLYFIEPIAPAIVAAIEPFFPSVEGSLKQLEEIVEEIKDATLTR
- a CDS encoding aminodeoxychorismate/anthranilate synthase component II, which codes for MLLLLDNFDSFSHMLADLLRQTGEELLVLRNDVSLKEIKKLVFDGLILSPGPGVPSQAGNLTEILSYYHDKIPVLGVCLGHQAIGEFFGAKLKKNTVPTHGKVHQIRKVNSHITTSLLPEHFYVTRYHSLQLYNLPKELEVILETESGEIMGIVHCDLPILGIQYHPEAYLTEYGLDLMKGWVESIKVGSPKVIL
- a CDS encoding ATP-binding protein codes for the protein MRRKLFNDLYQHLPKKEFTILTGARQTGKSTLLRDLENECKKDKLPTVFINLENKELLSLLDANPLNVLSFISSQNQRTIVFIDEIQYLSDPSNFLKHLFDDHVSRIKIVASGSSAFYLDDKFRDSLAGRKRIFQLRTCDFEDFLTIQDKVELWNEVLNIRKLSGYKSLMIDRLKVEWERFMIYGGYPSVVTEPDIKEKKEILSEIRNSFIKRDILEAGVRNELVFHQLFKILAGQTGQLVNFNELSNTLRVRSETIHNYLRVMQVCFHVALVRPFYSNLRKELVKMPKVYFLDNGLRNSLINNFQDIPSRSDRGELWEQTLFRILADQHDLDHIRFWRTADGKEVDFVLPDAENPLAIEAKVDKNLIKESKYRVFQEAYPAIEFNFGYLYPWSEDFFRRNLF
- a CDS encoding RluA family pseudouridine synthase, producing the protein MKKKPFTVVYEDNHLLIVNKAAGILVQGDKTGDKTLTDYLKEYIAKKYDKPGAVFLHPIHRLDRPVSGLVAFARTSKGLERMMELFRKREIHKVYWALVKRKPKEESGKLTHYLVKDEQKNVVTAHDREVPGSQKAELNYKTLGFMNDHWLIEVRPVSGRPHQIRVQLASMGSPIRGDIKYGFAKPNPDASINLHAFNLVFVHPIKKEKLYLRAAVPEEEFWEQFLEFETIKTKDQHLDNSFSG